GCACCCCAGCTTGGCAAATTGTCCAACCGGAGGTGTCGTCATGCAAGAGCCAACCCTGTTTATCGGCGTGGATGTTTCCAAGGCCGAATTGGTCATTTCTCTGGGGTCTGGGCACCGGCCTCGCAGCGTGGTCAACAATGCCGCGGGCATTGCCGATTGGCTGCGGGAAGTGCCGCCCCATGCCCTGGTCGCCATGGAATCCACCGGGCGGTACCACGGTCTGTTGGCGCACCTTGCAAGCCAGGCTGGCCTGAAGGTGTTCGTGCTCAATGCACGCGACGTGCACTTCTACGCCCAAGCCTTGGGAATGCGGGCCAAGACAGATGGCGTTGACGCCCAGCTCATCGCTCGCTATCTGGCGGAACACCACGGTCATCTGCATCCCTGGCAGCCGGCCAGCGCAGTGCAGCAACGACTGCAAGATCTGCTCACGCGCCGAGCGCAATTGGCGGCGCAGCGCTCGGCCTTCAAGCAGATCGTGACGGGTGTGGACGCCAGCGATATCGACACCGGCGAGTTGCAAAGGGCCTTCGATACCCTTCTGAAGGCAATGGATAGCAGGATGCAGGAGTTGGTTACCAGCGATCCGCGGCTGTCCGCTGGCTGCCAGAGATTGCTCACGATCACCGGTGTAGGACCGCAGACCTCGGTGTTGCTGGCGACGCTGTTCAGTCGCTTCAACTTCGGCAATACCGATGCCTTGGTGGCCTATTGCGGACTCGATCCAAGACCCAACGATTCGGGTGCCCGGCATGGGCGACGTCGCTTGAGCAAAAAGGGGCCGTCGCTGTTGCGCCGACAGATCTATCTGGTGGGCTTTGCTGCAAGTCGTAGCAAGGCGCTCAGGCCGTTGTATGAGGCCATTCGGGCCAAGGGCTTTGCAACCACTGCGGCCTTCATCATTCTCGGGCGCAAGCTGCTGCGCGTGGCGTTTGCTGTTTGGAAAGGTACGCAGTCGTTCGATCCGGCCCGGTTGATGCCGAAGAATGACTTGCAAAAAACATAGAACCTCAAACAGCTGCGGCCCTGATCCCGCCTCCATCTGCGCTCCTCGGCGCATACAGAAGGGGTGGGAGCCGACAGGCCATCGCTTCGCTCGGCCCCAAGCCCAACAGCCCAACTCAATACCACCGCGGCGCGCAGCGCCGCGGTGGCTTGGTGGCCGAGCGAAGCAAAGGCCCGTGCGGTTTCCAAGCCCCTCTGTATGCGCCGAGGAGCGCAGAGTTTCGCGGATCAGGGCTCGCAGCTGTTTGAGCGAAGCGAGTTCTGCGAGACCCCGCGAAACCCGAGCACCGCAGGTTGCCCCGTAGCGAAGCGCAGGGGTCGCAGACAGTGGGGTCGCCTTTTCTTTGCTTACTTTCTTTTGGCGAAGCAAAAGAAAGTGAGTCCGCCGCCGGGCGGAATCCCGGCCTCGGGAAACAAACAAAGCCAACGGATCAGAGCGTACGACTCCGATCCCCCTCCAAGAACCCCATGGAATCCCAAGCCTCCCCCACAGCAAACCCCACCACCTTGAACAGCTCCCCCATCTCATGCTCATGAATGAGCCGAGCCGCCATTCCCCTCTCCGCGGTAGAGCCCTGCTCCATCCTCTCCAGCAACCCGCAGTTCAGCAGAAACCGCGCCTGGCTGGTATAGCCCAACACTTCGAGCC
The Variovorax paradoxus genome window above contains:
- a CDS encoding IS110 family transposase, with the translated sequence MQEPTLFIGVDVSKAELVISLGSGHRPRSVVNNAAGIADWLREVPPHALVAMESTGRYHGLLAHLASQAGLKVFVLNARDVHFYAQALGMRAKTDGVDAQLIARYLAEHHGHLHPWQPASAVQQRLQDLLTRRAQLAAQRSAFKQIVTGVDASDIDTGELQRAFDTLLKAMDSRMQELVTSDPRLSAGCQRLLTITGVGPQTSVLLATLFSRFNFGNTDALVAYCGLDPRPNDSGARHGRRRLSKKGPSLLRRQIYLVGFAASRSKALRPLYEAIRAKGFATTAAFIILGRKLLRVAFAVWKGTQSFDPARLMPKNDLQKT